In Oncorhynchus clarkii lewisi isolate Uvic-CL-2024 chromosome 2, UVic_Ocla_1.0, whole genome shotgun sequence, one DNA window encodes the following:
- the LOC139380519 gene encoding T-box transcription factor TBX20-like isoform X1, which translates to MEYTSSPKPQLSSRANAFSIAAIMSSGKTKDKETDENTIKPLEQFVEKSSCNQGLGELSSLDGLGDFSGSAPPVCTEPLIPTTPSVPSEEMAKISCSLETKELWDKFHDLGTEMIITKSGRRMFPTIRVSFSGVDPDAKYIVLMDIVPVDNKRYRYAYHRSSWLVAGKADPPLPARLYVHPDSPFTGEQLLKQMVSFEKVKLTNNELDQHGHIILNSMHKYQPRVHIIKKKDHTASLLNLKSEEFRTFVFTETVFTAVTAYQNQLITKLKIDSNPFAKGFRDSSRLTDMERLLQRHDISWESVESLIHKHSYARSPIRTYAGEEETLGDDSHAAHRGSAFTASDNLSLSSWVTATSGFSGFQHPQSLSAMGSSSSSLATPLPHPIQGSLPPYSRLGMPLTHSTLAGTMQGGGPSFPSFHMPRYHHYFQQGPYAAIQGLRHSSTVMTPFV; encoded by the exons ATGGAGTACACCTCTTCCCCGAAGCCACAGCTCTCCTCCAGGGCAAACGCGTTCTCGATAGCCGCTATCATGTCAAGTGGAAAAACGAAGGACAAGGAAACCGATGAAAACACCATCAAGCCACTTG AACAATTCGTGGAGAAGTCCTCCTGTAACCAAGGTTTGGGAGAGCTGTCTTCTCTAGATGGGCTCGGAGATTTCAGCGGGAGCGCGCCTCCAGTGTGCACAGAGCCGCTGATCCCCACCACTCCCAGTGTTCCCAGCGAGGAGATGGCCAAAATCTCCTGCAGTTTAGAGACCAAAGAACTCTGGGACAAGTTCCATGATCTCGGCACCGAGATGATCATCACAAAATCCGGAAG AAGAATGTTCCCCACCATCCGTGTGTCCTTCTCCGGGGTGGACCCGGACGCCAAATACATCGTGCTGATGGACATTGTTCCGGTCGACAACAAACGCTACCGATACGCCTACCACAGGTCGTCCTGGCTCGTGGCGGGCAAGGCGgaccctcctctgcctgcaaG GTTATACGTGCACCCTGACTCTCCTTTCACTGGGGAACAGCTGCTCAAACAAATGGTGTCTTTCGAGAAAGTAAAGCTCACCAACAACGAACTGGACCAACATGGACAC ATCATACTAAACTCCATGCATAAGTACCAGCCCCGGGTCCACATCATCAAGAAGAAGGACCACACCGCCTCCCTTCTCAACCTCAAGTCAGAGGAGTTCCGCACCTTCGTTTTCACCGAGACTGTCTTTACCGCGGTCACAGCCTACCAGAACCAGCTG ATAACCAAGCTGAAGATCGACAGCAACCCGTTTGCGAAAGGCTTCCGAGACTCCTCCCGACTGACGGACATGGAGAG GTTACTGCAAAGACATGATATATCTTG GGAAAGTGTTGAGAGTTTGATCCACAAGCACTCATACGCACGGTCGCCAATACGCACCTACGCAGGTGAGGAGGAGACACTGGGGGATGACAGCCACGCCGCACATAGGG GTTCTGCATTCACCGCCTCTGACAACCTCTCCCTGAGCTCCTGGGTCACCGCCACCTCTGGTTTCTCAGGCTTCCAGCACCCCCAGTCCCTCTCTGCCATGGGCTCCAGCAGCTCCTCCCTGGCCACCCCCTTACCCCACCCCATCCAGGGCTCCCTGCCCCCTTACAGCCGGCTGGGCATGCCCCTGACACACTCGACCCTGGCGGGCACCATGCAGGGCGGTGggccctccttcccctccttccaTATGCCCCGCTACCACCACTACTTCCAGCAGGGCCCCTACGCTGCCATCCAGGGACTGCGCCACTCCTCCACCGTCATGACCCCCTTTGTATGA
- the LOC139380519 gene encoding T-box transcription factor TBX20-like isoform X2 codes for MEYTSSPKPQLSSRANAFSIAAIMSSGKTKDKETDENTIKPLEQFVEKSSCNQGLGELSSLDGLGDFSGSAPPVCTEPLIPTTPSVPSEEMAKISCSLETKELWDKFHDLGTEMIITKSGRRMFPTIRVSFSGVDPDAKYIVLMDIVPVDNKRYRYAYHRSSWLVAGKADPPLPARLYVHPDSPFTGEQLLKQMVSFEKVKLTNNELDQHGHIILNSMHKYQPRVHIIKKKDHTASLLNLKSEEFRTFVFTETVFTAVTAYQNQLITKLKIDSNPFAKGFRDSSRLTDMERESVESLIHKHSYARSPIRTYAGEEETLGDDSHAAHRGSAFTASDNLSLSSWVTATSGFSGFQHPQSLSAMGSSSSSLATPLPHPIQGSLPPYSRLGMPLTHSTLAGTMQGGGPSFPSFHMPRYHHYFQQGPYAAIQGLRHSSTVMTPFV; via the exons ATGGAGTACACCTCTTCCCCGAAGCCACAGCTCTCCTCCAGGGCAAACGCGTTCTCGATAGCCGCTATCATGTCAAGTGGAAAAACGAAGGACAAGGAAACCGATGAAAACACCATCAAGCCACTTG AACAATTCGTGGAGAAGTCCTCCTGTAACCAAGGTTTGGGAGAGCTGTCTTCTCTAGATGGGCTCGGAGATTTCAGCGGGAGCGCGCCTCCAGTGTGCACAGAGCCGCTGATCCCCACCACTCCCAGTGTTCCCAGCGAGGAGATGGCCAAAATCTCCTGCAGTTTAGAGACCAAAGAACTCTGGGACAAGTTCCATGATCTCGGCACCGAGATGATCATCACAAAATCCGGAAG AAGAATGTTCCCCACCATCCGTGTGTCCTTCTCCGGGGTGGACCCGGACGCCAAATACATCGTGCTGATGGACATTGTTCCGGTCGACAACAAACGCTACCGATACGCCTACCACAGGTCGTCCTGGCTCGTGGCGGGCAAGGCGgaccctcctctgcctgcaaG GTTATACGTGCACCCTGACTCTCCTTTCACTGGGGAACAGCTGCTCAAACAAATGGTGTCTTTCGAGAAAGTAAAGCTCACCAACAACGAACTGGACCAACATGGACAC ATCATACTAAACTCCATGCATAAGTACCAGCCCCGGGTCCACATCATCAAGAAGAAGGACCACACCGCCTCCCTTCTCAACCTCAAGTCAGAGGAGTTCCGCACCTTCGTTTTCACCGAGACTGTCTTTACCGCGGTCACAGCCTACCAGAACCAGCTG ATAACCAAGCTGAAGATCGACAGCAACCCGTTTGCGAAAGGCTTCCGAGACTCCTCCCGACTGACGGACATGGAGAG GGAAAGTGTTGAGAGTTTGATCCACAAGCACTCATACGCACGGTCGCCAATACGCACCTACGCAGGTGAGGAGGAGACACTGGGGGATGACAGCCACGCCGCACATAGGG GTTCTGCATTCACCGCCTCTGACAACCTCTCCCTGAGCTCCTGGGTCACCGCCACCTCTGGTTTCTCAGGCTTCCAGCACCCCCAGTCCCTCTCTGCCATGGGCTCCAGCAGCTCCTCCCTGGCCACCCCCTTACCCCACCCCATCCAGGGCTCCCTGCCCCCTTACAGCCGGCTGGGCATGCCCCTGACACACTCGACCCTGGCGGGCACCATGCAGGGCGGTGggccctccttcccctccttccaTATGCCCCGCTACCACCACTACTTCCAGCAGGGCCCCTACGCTGCCATCCAGGGACTGCGCCACTCCTCCACCGTCATGACCCCCTTTGTATGA